The Gemmobacter fulvus nucleotide sequence TCCGTGCCAACACCGTGCGCCGCAGCATCGCTGAACGTGAGACAGTGCTTGTGAAAGCCGATCTTGCCGATCAGAAAAGCCTGCTAGAACGGGGGCTGACCAGTCAGACGCGTGTGACCCAACTGGAACAGGCCAGCCTGACGCTGGAAGAAAAGATCGCTCAGGCGGATATCGAAATTGCCCGCATCCGGCAGTCGATCATCGGGTTCCGTCTGCAGATGACCCAGCTGGAACAGGAATATCGCAGCCGTGCCGCCGAGAATCTAGAACAGGTTTCCACCGAGATTCGCTCGCTGGAACGCGATGCCATCATCGCGACGGATTCGCTGAACCGGGTCGAAATCCGTTCACCGGTCGATGGCACGGTGCAGGAAAGTATTCTGGGCACCATTGGGGCAATTGTGCGCGGCGGCGACACGATCATGAAAATCGCCCCGGCCGAGGCAGATTACATCATCGTCACGCGCGTTTCGCCCAATGATATTGACGGTCTGCTGCCGGGATCGGACGCGCTCATTACCTTTCCTGCCTTCCAGCTGCTGAGCCTGCCCCCCGCCGAGGGCGAGTTGCTGACCCTGTCGCGCGACCGCGTTGTCGATCCTGTCACCCGTACCGATTATTACGAGGCGCGGGTCCGGCTGGACGAGGCCACCTTGCCGGATGAACCGCGCGAACGGCTTGTCGCCGGGATGTCAGCGACGACCATCCTGCCGACAGGCAAGCGCACCGCGCTCAACTATCTGGTCGGCCCTATGCTGCGCCGGTTCCAGTCCGCGATGCGTGAGGAATGAACCTGTCCGACCTGCCCACAGAACTCCCCGAGAGAACATGATGTATGAAAAGCTGGAACTCTCACCCCAGGTCTTCTGAC carries:
- a CDS encoding HlyD family type I secretion periplasmic adaptor subunit, with product MNVVNLPSAAPTSRPSAATGPLHPHPSTAPQTTIETCDRQLQRSLRASAITILLCFGLVGGWLAVARLDSAVVTSGVLENANTTRQIQHLEGGIVREIFVRSGDQVKAGDLLLRLDPTESAATAELFDTQILGSRARQERLEAELRMADTLTFSPALVAQLAADPAIARVAENEIQRFDIQRSELLQARNLLQTNIAQAEEEIRANTVRRSIAERETVLVKADLADQKSLLERGLTSQTRVTQLEQASLTLEEKIAQADIEIARIRQSIIGFRLQMTQLEQEYRSRAAENLEQVSTEIRSLERDAIIATDSLNRVEIRSPVDGTVQESILGTIGAIVRGGDTIMKIAPAEADYIIVTRVSPNDIDGLLPGSDALITFPAFQLLSLPPAEGELLTLSRDRVVDPVTRTDYYEARVRLDEATLPDEPRERLVAGMSATTILPTGKRTALNYLVGPMLRRFQSAMREE